Within the Canis lupus familiaris isolate Mischka breed German Shepherd unplaced genomic scaffold, alternate assembly UU_Cfam_GSD_1.0 chrUn_S1569H1758, whole genome shotgun sequence genome, the region TTTATATACATGTGCTTAAAGATGACTCAGGACTTTGGGGAAATAGGAACATGCAAGGCAACAGGGTATTTTAGCTTTGTGAGCTCTGaaatcagggaaagaaagagaatcagatATTCAAGGGCAGCTGACCTTGTTTCTCCAGCACACATACAGGGTAGCTCTTCCTCTTGTCCTGCTGATTCACAGGAGTCCTAGTCCCCTCACTTGAAGAAGACAGAGCTCCTGTATCCCTGGACACATCTGGCACTTGATATCCCTTCCTTCGCTGGAGGCATTCACCTTGGATATCTTGGATGCTGACACTGGTCGACTGGGCAGCTGACTGTGTTAAGCATTTCTGATCTGTTAATTGTGACTTTGTAGGGGTTACAGATGGAAGTGAAAGAGCTTTGGAGTGCAGGGAACCCTGACTCTGCTCCAAAGAGAGACAAGAGGAGCCCTGCGATGGCCCCGATGAAGAGGGAGAGGTCAGGGTTTTCTCACCTGACAGCAACTGCTGAATCTCCAGAGCCACAGCATTGCAGATGGGGCAGGAAGGATCTGCACACAGGAGCCGCCGCACACTTCCCTCCTTAGGAAGCCAGCCCTGGCTAGGAAGGGAAGACGGCAACCGTTACTGATGGACTGACACCTGCCTCTCTGAATGTGTGTGACCTGGAGATTTGGCCCACCTTCCCCTAGTCCTGGAATCCCAGGGCATTTACCCATCTCCTGTTCTTCCTAGGAAAATGCCATTGGCAAGTTATGTTGGGCTGGGTTGGACTGAGGGCTGGAGCTTGTTAGGCAAGGTCTCAGACAATGATGGAACCACAGGCCATGAGAGACACTGGGAGGTGGGGTGCATTTACTGTTGGTCTGTGTTGAGAAACTACACCAGGAGAAGGGAaccaggcagaggtggggagccAATGGTTGGCTGAGGGGCAGCACCAGGAACATTACCAGGGGGAACCTGCGGTCAGTCTCTTCTGGAGCTAAGAAGGCCACAGCCTGGCATTCAGTATTTCTAAGCTGTGGAAAATATGGTCTTTGTGGGAACTCTGCATTGTGGGGACTATGGGGTGTCCCAGTTCCTGTACATAGTATCTCTTGAGAGCCAATTCCCTTCCTTAGAAATTTTAGGAAGAGGATAAGATGACAGACTCCTTTCTGAGGGCTGTCCCAGGAATTGGCCTCCCTGAAGACAAAACCATGGAAGTAATGTCAGCAGGTTTTATGGGTCTGCCCTTGAATGGTTGCAACAGGAATAGGACAAtggtgatttatttatatatgcatttatctaTTCTCTTGACTGGATAACTTGTCTTGTGGCTGAGTGCAAACTCATGTAGAGTCTTCAATGAATTACATACTAGCAAAATCCTGACTTTCAGGACCACTGTGAACCTAGCCTAGAGCAAAATCGGGAGACTCCCTGTCCTGAGACACCTGATCCCCCTCTGCCCTGGCAACTCTCTCAACCAGTGCTCAGCATCCACTGTCTGACTCCCTCCGGGACATTTTCCCTCTCCTGGTCCCTGCCACAGGCCAACCAGAGAAATCgtcccaggccaggctggggatTTGGAGGATGCAAAGAGCAAGTGATCACCTTTTCATGACACAGAGCAGCTCCCACGGCTTATCAGCTTCTTCCTGACAAAATCTCCTAGCTGAAAAACCAGCAGAGTGTTAACAAAGAATGAGAGGATGCAGGGACATCCTATAGGAAGCTAAAGGCCtttgaggaagaggaggctgagAAGCTGAACAATCAATGCTCTATGGCACATATGCATACAATTTACCCCACTACAACATGCTGTCCTAGACCTCATTTCATTTGATCATACAACCACACTGCGAGTGAGGCAGGATCATGAGATGCCCATTTCGTGGATCACAGACTGAGAGATGAAGTCGTTTCCACAGGGTGGTAAAACTAGTAAATGACACAGCTAAGGGCTTCTGTCCACCATCTATATTCTTCATTCTCAAGGGTAGGGGGGAGGTAGAGAATTTTGGAACACTCCCAGGCTCTGATTTTCCACCCAAGAAAGTGTTCTGGGAGAAATTGTCAACTGAGGCAATTGGAGCCTTCAGTGGTTAGAGCACCTGATTACTGGCTACAGGGCTCATAGAGGGACAGGAATCAGGGGAAACTTGCCCATAGAGAGGGGAGTCTGAGGGTTAATTAGGACTTTACCTCTTGATGTTTTATCTTTAGCCCTTTGTCTGACTCTCCGGTGACACTTGAAAACAAATGAGTTAGAGCACCTAAGTTTTTCTAAGCCAGGGCACCTTTCACTTTTTGtctaaaatgagacaaaattgttaaatatttctcaaacttttctgtATTCCAATTTTATATACTCTCGTACCATTCTTTTCTTAGTCTTTGTATTTTCACCCATCATTTCCCTTTCTTATTACTAATTCATTTTGAGGCTCTCCTATACACCATACCTCTACCCCCCATTCCCTGAACAAGTTCTGTGGGAGATCAGAATGAGACAGGAGAAAAGAGGAATAGATTAAAGGATAAGGGATCTAGTAGCCAAGGGATTTTAGCTATCCAAGGTCCTGAATGTCTCCCAAACCAGAAGTGAACCCAAATTTGGAGCTATTCTGAGATCCATGAAGAaacccccattaaaaaaaaagtaagggtaAGGGTAATAGGAGAAAGTAAGGGAATAAAATCTTGTTTGAGGCTTAATCAGTTCAGTCGTGATCATTGTGTGTTCCCTACCCGGCAACAGCTCCTTTTAGGTCCCAACCTTAATTCTTGGTGGCTCTTTTTCACTTGCCAAATAATTAATGCAATAATAGTGATGGAGCCATAAATGTGTAAGGGATATCCAACATCCCACAGAAGAAAGGTAGGGCTCAACATAATCCAAACCTCATTAGGCATCTCTCTTCCTAGGCTTTCAGGGACTTGGAACCTAATGCTTCCAAATTAGTTTTGGACCTAATTTGACCCTGTCATCTCTGCCTCACAGGAGATGGAACCAGATCACCAGACTACATCACAAAGCTCTCCTATTTCCAAAGGCATGCAGAGCATCAGAGGCCTTTATTTGTCTAGGAGAAGCTCATGTGATTCAGTGTTCAGATGAGGATGTCTGATTGTCTGTACGAGTTGCAGAGCCTGGGCCCTAGAGGTGCCAAGGTCATGGCAGCATATACTCTTTCATGCTCTGTTCCCTATAACGTGATGGCTTACCTCTCTCCTTTAGACAACAGTCTAGAATCTCTCCTTAGATACGTTAGTCTTTATGTACACTGCATGCCCTATAAGAGAGAGAATGGTTAGGTCAGAGGAACTCCATGAACTACATTACATCACCTATATTGGGAAGATAACCTAAAACACAAACAAGAGGCTAGGACATGCATTATCTTGTTAAGTGTTAGAAAGTGAGGATTTTGATGTCACAAGCAATTGGTGGTCAGTATTAAGAGGTTCAAGAAGAGGGTCATGTCTGACATGTCAAGGAAAGGATACAGctgctgtcttttaaaataactttctggggcagcctgggtggctcagtggcttagtgctgccttcagcccagggtgtgatcctgagacctgggaccccagaccccaggatcatgctgagtcaaaggcagatgctcagccactgagccacccaggcatcccagggcaagctttttctttttcaacctcAGTTACCCACCACATCTATGTCCACTGATTCACATATTAATGTTAATTTCATGGCCCATGTCAACATTGTGAGATGCCTCCAATGACCTAGGACTTCTGAATTTCCTTAAGTTCTTGCCCTGATGATAGTGGTCCCACACCTCCAAAATTCTTCAGCTCAAAATCTCTGAAAGTGCTATTTGGTCCCTCCTTCAGCATCCAGTCCACCAACAAACAGGTGTGGTGAGCACTCAATCTGCGTTCATCACTAAAGTGGGCAATATCAAAGGCACAAGGACATTGAGTTGTGTTACCTGCCTGCTCTGAAGATACTTAAAAACCTAGttacaaggatgcctgggtgactcagtggttgagcgtctgcctttggctcatggcgtgatcctggagttctagattgagtcccacatcgggctccctgtgaggaacctgcttctccctctgcctatgtccctgcctttctgtgtgtgtctctcatgaacatataaataaataaaatctttttaaaagtcctaGTTACAAAGATTAATTAATATGAATCAAGAATCAACCTTATTAGTGGTTGAGGGAGAGGGAATTAAGGAGTTATTATTCACTGGGTagagagtttctgtttgggatatgaaaaaaaatctgaaaatgcatAGTGGAAAAGACTGCACAAcgatacacttaaaaataattaaaatggggggatccctgtgtggttcagcggtttagcacctgccttcggcccagggcatgatcctggggtgctgtgatcgagtcccatatcgggctccctgcatagagcctgcttctccctctgcttgtgtctctgcctctctgtgtgtgtgtgtctctaattaataaataaaatcttttaaaaaatagttaaaatgttaagtatatagaccacaatttaagaaacaaaaggcaaaaaacccCATTACTAATAATTAGTATGAGaccttttttttattaactttaagGAAGAATACtctgaaatgttttaataaaaatatagatgaatgTTTTTCTAAAGTGTCCTTTTTATAtagaacaaaaccaaaccaaaatacaTCCTTACGTTTAAGATAATTTAAGAGGAGTCACACCTGATGATGGGATGAATTTGAGCCATTTTAACATCTTTCCTGAACTTGCAAATTCCACACTACAAATATGAAAAGACTTTTTCAACTAAAGAGCATTGAATGTCAAACTGACGAACAGCTTACATCAGCTTTTTAGTAGCAGGTTGAGATACCTACAGTGTAGCTTGAatctttaacttttattattcCTACCCAACTGGCTCCTGCTTCCTGCAGCTTCTTTCTTTGCCACTGCAATGGTTCTGTCTTCCATTAATATGACCTAATGTGGCCCAGCATGGTGTTTGGTATCCTCCGTCTCTTGGCTGTGACTATATATGATTAATAAAACCACTGTCAATCTCATAGGTGCAGTGTCGGGTGTCATGAGTTCAGTCACTTCCAGAACCCAGGGACACTCCCTCCCTCACCAATGGGATGAAGAGAAGGTAAACAGAATATTGTATCTCTTCCCCAACCAGCTCTGCttcctgcagctgctgctgccttTTCTCTGCTGAAACAGTTCTCAGTCTCCCATTAGTCTAACCTCCTGCCCACAAGAATACCATCAGATTGTGCAAACTTTGCACCTGCTCCAACCAGTGCACTCTTTACCCTACAGATAACCCACAGCCACTGCCATCCTACTAAGCCATTAAAACCATCTGCTGCCAACTCCTCTGCAGCATCTCACTCACCCTTGTTCCTCTGTCTCCAGACTCAGGAGTTAGAGCCAAAGATAATCTTATGTGTTTTTGCAGAGTAGGTCTTTAGTACAGGTTTATTTACTGGTTTGGTACTCATTGACAAAAGGTGCTTGAGTGGTTAGGACAGGGGAACCAGTGTATTTCCAAACAAAGGTGCATTCATGTAATGAACACATCAACAATACAGGCATGGATCTTCATATTTGCCCCTCCTGCTTCACGGTTTATACTGAAGAGTACACAAGGAAGACGAAGTACCTGAAAAGCCTCTATGGACTCTGGAGGGGTATTCAACTAtaaattcatattcattcatttctagaaaatttctCAAAGCCAGAAtctgcttcatgtattttttaaaaatttttatttattttagagacagagagagagagagagagagagagagagaagagcacaagagcagggggagggagctgTGCTGTGTCTCAGTATCAGAAAATATTACTGAACATCTTAGATGAGCCAAGGTGCTGGGGACAGAGAAGCACACTATTCAGCAGCAATATTTTTATACGAGTGGTTTTATCAATGCCTAATAGTTAAAATTTGCAGGGAGTTGGACAGGAAACACCCTGTTAGTGTCAGGCCCCAAACCACCAGTGTTCAAGCAGCAGGTTACAGTGTGCATTAAGT harbors:
- the LOC119873938 gene encoding protein FAM205C-like isoform X3 translates to MPWDSRTRGSQGWLPKEGSVRRLLCADPSCPICNAVALEIQQLLSDQKCLTQSAAQSTSVSIQDIQGECLQRRKGYQVPDVSRDTGALSSSSEGTRTPVNQQDKRKSYPVCVLEKQEAAEAGLGNKVKHFPHWINPEVKGQRHKESILLCKDDMPKTMTKNIEKSSPLTKHPVRGAKMENKTEEGMTFFDAPQSLDNELNHNPFSPDAPSCCAFLTTAPSTVLS